One Numenius arquata chromosome 9, bNumArq3.hap1.1, whole genome shotgun sequence DNA window includes the following coding sequences:
- the IL12A gene encoding interleukin-12 subunit alpha has product MEQRSGSAGSAGSAGSGGQAAPRSAAGRLCRQRPGPRALLPVLCLALALLPPARALPPPPPRHRLAEGLSRSREMLEAANASLHRLKELNTLGFECILEEIDPEDITKNQINTIKACTSEDPGAGNCPVLGRSTFDTSKCLQGIYEDLNAYRAELKDFNDQKVLATIDEMMKTLKTSSSSTVPQPSAGAGLTSFKARMRLCSILHAFRIRTVTINRVMNYLNSPESSL; this is encoded by the exons ATGGAGCAGCGCAGCGGCAGCGCGGGCAGCGCGGGCAGcgcgggcagcggcgggcaggCAGCGCCCCGCAGCGCCGCGGGACGGCTCTGCAGGCAGCGGCCCGGGCCCCGGGCTCTGCTGCCCGTGCTCTGCCTGGCGCTGGCCCTGCTGCCACCCGCCCGGGCgctgccaccgccgcccccccgccaccgcctggCCGAGGGGCTGAGCCGCTCCCGGGAGATGCTGGAGGCCGCCAACGCCTCCCTCCACCGGCTGAAG GAGCTCAACACCCTGGGATTTGAATGCATCCTTGAAGAGATTGATCCTGAAGATATCACTAAGAATCAAATCAACACCATAAAAGCTTGTACATCTGAGGATCCAGGg GCTGGAAACTGTCCAGTACTGGGAAGATCTACTTTTGATACG AGTAAATGCCTGCAGGGCATCTATGAGGATCTGAATGCCTACAGGGCAGAGCTGAAGGACTTCAATGATCAAAAGGTGCTGGCAACTATTGATGAAATGATGAAA ACCCTGaagaccagcagcagcagcaccgtgcCGCAGCCCTCGGCAGGCGCGGGGCTGACCTCCTTCAAGGCGCGGATGAGGCTCTGCAGCATCCTTCACGCCTTCCGAATCCGCACGGTCACCATCAACAGGGTGATGAACTACCTGAACTCTCCAGAGAGCTCGCTGTGA